In one window of Gossypium hirsutum isolate 1008001.06 chromosome A01, Gossypium_hirsutum_v2.1, whole genome shotgun sequence DNA:
- the LOC107916826 gene encoding uncharacterized protein isoform X2, whose product MERLVAAVLAAGVLQVLLATADDHYLLSRIAFGPCANQNAPQPIWDAINKFDPQVFIWLGDNIYGDIRRPFNFLVKERTIGPWKNAPRFIPSSSSEMLSRYNSAKNVPGYLRLRAKAKVVGTWDDHDYGLNDAGKELSAKTTNQRLLLDFLDEPQDSPRRKQDGVYTSYTFGPPGKQVKIVLLDTRYHRDPLSSDGSVLGDSQWSWLGKELRGPPSAITIIGSSIQRDGVFFISGDVHFGEITRYDCAAGYPLYDITSSGLTQAVEKVLPSPLRFIVRFLAWFTPSTMRVKNQNCRYRSCTYGEPNFGAIQIDWDASPVNLKIQVRDINGLPVTGVDISLSELQAWNRTIKAGQDQRHCTLEVKLPWIVRYRLAILVYSVLALLLLALVGLICAVTLACRVCLRKRKTD is encoded by the exons atggagAGGTTAGTAGCAGCGGTGCTGGCAGCAGGCGTTCTGCAGGTATTGCTAGCAACCGCCGACGATCATTATCTGCTCTCTCGTATTGCTTTCGGACCTTGTGCCAACCAAAATGCTCctcag CCCATTTGGGACGCCATCAACAAGTTTGATCCTCAAGTATTCATATGGCTGGGTGACAACATATATGGAGACATTAGACGTCCTTTCAACTTTCTGGTAAAGGAAAGGACGATTGGCCCCTGGAAGAATGCTCCCAGATTCATTCCTTCATCTTCCTCCGAAATGCTTTCCAGATACAACTCGGCTAAGAACGTTCCCGGTTATTTACGTCTCCGCGCCAAAGCCAAG GTCGTTGGTACCTGGGATGATCATGATTATGGACTCAATGATGCTGGCAAAGAACTTTCTGCCAAAACTACTAATCAGAGACTTCTTCTCGATTTCTTAGATGAACCCCAAGACAGTCCCAG GCGCAAGCAGGATGGTGTTTACACATCTTATACATTTGGCCCTCCAGGTAAACAAGTCAAG ATTGTCCTATTAGATACTAGGTATCACAGAGATCCTCTATCCAGTGACGGGAGCGTCTTGGGGGATTCACAGTGGTCATGGTTAGGGAAAGAGTTGAGGGGTCCACCGTCGGCCATTACCATTATTGGCTCTTCTATTCAG AGGGATGGAGTCTTCTTCATAAGTGGAGATGTTCATTTTGGAGAAATTACACGATATGACTGTGCTGCTGGATATCCCTTGTACGACATTACCTCAAGTGGGTTAACCCAAGCTGTTGAGAAGGTGCTCCCATCACCCTTGCGTTTCATAGTTAGATTTTTGGCATGGTTTACTCCTAGTACCATGAGAGTTAAGAACCAAAATTGCAGATATAGGTCATGCACATATG GGGAGCCAAATTTTGGGGCAATTCAGATCGATTGGGATGCATCTCCAGTGAACTTGAAAATTCAAGTCCGTGATATAAATGGACTTCCTGTGACTGGTGTAGATATTTCATTATCTGAATTGCAAGCATGGAATCGTACAATTAAAGCAGGACAAGATCAGAGACACTGCACTCTGGAAGTGAAACTGCCATGGATTGTTAGATATCGCTTGGCTATTCTGGTTTACTCTGTTTTAGCTT TGTTGCTTCTTGCTTTGGTAGGACTAATTTGTGCGGTGACATTAGCCTGCCGGGTGTGCCTCAGAAAACGCAAGACAGATTGA
- the LOC107916826 gene encoding uncharacterized protein isoform X1: MERLVAAVLAAGVLQVLLATADDHYLLSRIAFGPCANQNAPQPIWDAINKFDPQVFIWLGDNIYGDIRRPFNFLVKERTIGPWKNAPRFIPSSSSEMLSRYNSAKNVPGYLRLRAKAKVVGTWDDHDYGLNDAGKELSAKTTNQRLLLDFLDEPQDSPRRKQDGVYTSYTFGPPGKQVKIVLLDTRYHRDPLSSDGSVLGDSQWSWLGKELRGPPSAITIIGSSIQVISNLSGTTGPLFYMESWGRFPKERDCLFKLINDSKRDGVFFISGDVHFGEITRYDCAAGYPLYDITSSGLTQAVEKVLPSPLRFIVRFLAWFTPSTMRVKNQNCRYRSCTYGEPNFGAIQIDWDASPVNLKIQVRDINGLPVTGVDISLSELQAWNRTIKAGQDQRHCTLEVKLPWIVRYRLAILVYSVLALLLLALVGLICAVTLACRVCLRKRKTD; the protein is encoded by the exons atggagAGGTTAGTAGCAGCGGTGCTGGCAGCAGGCGTTCTGCAGGTATTGCTAGCAACCGCCGACGATCATTATCTGCTCTCTCGTATTGCTTTCGGACCTTGTGCCAACCAAAATGCTCctcag CCCATTTGGGACGCCATCAACAAGTTTGATCCTCAAGTATTCATATGGCTGGGTGACAACATATATGGAGACATTAGACGTCCTTTCAACTTTCTGGTAAAGGAAAGGACGATTGGCCCCTGGAAGAATGCTCCCAGATTCATTCCTTCATCTTCCTCCGAAATGCTTTCCAGATACAACTCGGCTAAGAACGTTCCCGGTTATTTACGTCTCCGCGCCAAAGCCAAG GTCGTTGGTACCTGGGATGATCATGATTATGGACTCAATGATGCTGGCAAAGAACTTTCTGCCAAAACTACTAATCAGAGACTTCTTCTCGATTTCTTAGATGAACCCCAAGACAGTCCCAG GCGCAAGCAGGATGGTGTTTACACATCTTATACATTTGGCCCTCCAGGTAAACAAGTCAAG ATTGTCCTATTAGATACTAGGTATCACAGAGATCCTCTATCCAGTGACGGGAGCGTCTTGGGGGATTCACAGTGGTCATGGTTAGGGAAAGAGTTGAGGGGTCCACCGTCGGCCATTACCATTATTGGCTCTTCTATTCAG GTTATATCAAATCTCTCTGGTACAACTGGACCCTTGTTTTATATGGAGTCTTGGGGACGTTTTCCAAAGGAGAGGGATTGCCTTTTTAAGTTGATAAATGATAGTAAG AGGGATGGAGTCTTCTTCATAAGTGGAGATGTTCATTTTGGAGAAATTACACGATATGACTGTGCTGCTGGATATCCCTTGTACGACATTACCTCAAGTGGGTTAACCCAAGCTGTTGAGAAGGTGCTCCCATCACCCTTGCGTTTCATAGTTAGATTTTTGGCATGGTTTACTCCTAGTACCATGAGAGTTAAGAACCAAAATTGCAGATATAGGTCATGCACATATG GGGAGCCAAATTTTGGGGCAATTCAGATCGATTGGGATGCATCTCCAGTGAACTTGAAAATTCAAGTCCGTGATATAAATGGACTTCCTGTGACTGGTGTAGATATTTCATTATCTGAATTGCAAGCATGGAATCGTACAATTAAAGCAGGACAAGATCAGAGACACTGCACTCTGGAAGTGAAACTGCCATGGATTGTTAGATATCGCTTGGCTATTCTGGTTTACTCTGTTTTAGCTT TGTTGCTTCTTGCTTTGGTAGGACTAATTTGTGCGGTGACATTAGCCTGCCGGGTGTGCCTCAGAAAACGCAAGACAGATTGA